From one Nitrospiria bacterium genomic stretch:
- a CDS encoding sigma-54 dependent transcriptional regulator → MDIKRNNILIVDDDESIRDTLEAVLNREYNVFKALDGHSGLRILGEQEIDLVLLDILLPDMNGLEILKQIKDRFNDVQVIMISMVKEVETAVQAMKLGAFHYITKGFDYDEILFLVDKALKSRKDDREILYLKGEMDPLIEKEFIIGQSSRMQEVHKLVNKVAPLSSTILLLGESGTGKQLLARYIHRLSGWCDKPFVTVDLGAVPETLMESILFGHEKGAFSGAYKQHIGKFELADGGTLFLDEVANLRLELQSKLLRAIQEGEFERVGGSKTIRFKGRLITATNIDLNEAVRKGNFREDLFYRLNVIPINLPPLRERLMDIPLLVEFFVQRYNVRLKKQIKRVDQSVQEALCSYDWPGNVRELENMMERLVALSMGDTIHFENLPIEYRLTVSKEKEDENAFNKAMDAFQQNFIIKVFEREGWNLVATAKALGIPLSTLKYKIKKLELSKFFPYKDR, encoded by the coding sequence TTCGGATCCTTGGAGAACAAGAGATCGATTTGGTCCTGTTGGATATACTCCTTCCGGATATGAACGGTCTGGAAATCCTCAAACAAATAAAAGACCGTTTTAATGACGTTCAGGTCATCATGATCTCCATGGTAAAAGAAGTTGAAACAGCAGTCCAAGCCATGAAGCTAGGAGCTTTCCATTATATTACAAAGGGTTTTGACTACGATGAAATCCTGTTCCTGGTGGATAAAGCGCTTAAAAGTAGAAAGGATGACCGGGAGATCCTTTATCTCAAGGGTGAAATGGATCCTTTAATTGAAAAGGAATTTATTATTGGGCAGAGTTCAAGAATGCAGGAGGTCCACAAGCTGGTTAATAAAGTTGCACCGTTATCTTCCACCATTCTCCTTCTGGGAGAAAGCGGAACAGGAAAACAGCTCCTTGCCCGGTATATTCATCGATTAAGCGGTTGGTGTGATAAACCCTTTGTGACCGTTGACCTGGGTGCAGTTCCCGAAACATTAATGGAGAGCATTTTATTTGGGCATGAGAAAGGGGCCTTTAGCGGAGCGTACAAACAACATATCGGAAAATTTGAATTGGCAGATGGAGGAACACTTTTTCTAGATGAAGTGGCCAACCTCCGATTGGAGCTTCAAAGTAAACTTCTCCGGGCCATTCAGGAAGGGGAATTTGAACGAGTGGGGGGTAGCAAAACCATTCGTTTCAAGGGCCGTTTAATTACCGCCACCAATATCGATTTAAATGAAGCGGTTCGGAAGGGAAATTTTCGGGAGGACCTTTTTTATCGGCTGAATGTCATTCCTATTAACCTGCCTCCTCTTCGGGAAAGATTAATGGACATTCCCTTACTGGTTGAGTTTTTTGTCCAACGCTACAATGTTCGTTTAAAAAAACAGATTAAAAGGGTGGATCAAAGCGTTCAGGAAGCCCTTTGCTCCTATGACTGGCCGGGCAATGTTCGGGAATTGGAAAATATGATGGAACGGCTCGTAGCACTATCCATGGGAGATACCATTCATTTTGAAAACCTTCCCATCGAATATCGCCTCACGGTTTCAAAGGAAAAAGAGGATGAAAATGCCTTTAATAAAGCGATGGATGCCTTTCAGCAAAATTTTATCATCAAGGTTTTTGAACGCGAGGGTTGGAATCTAGTTGCCACTGCAAAGGCATTGGGTATTCCTTTGAGTACACTCAAATACAAGATTAAGAAATTGGAACTTTCCAAATTCTTCCCCTATAAAGATCGATAA